Proteins found in one Oncorhynchus gorbuscha isolate QuinsamMale2020 ecotype Even-year linkage group LG15, OgorEven_v1.0, whole genome shotgun sequence genomic segment:
- the LOC123997374 gene encoding ELAV-like protein 1 isoform X2, with protein MAVRRGHIRYLKVCEVQSCQGDNRESQRHGSKGSINIKQVVYDNDYDEHMADEPKDAKTNLIVNYLPQNMSQDELRSLFSSIGEVESAKLIRDKVAGHSLGYGFVNYVNASDAERAINTLNGLRLQSKTIKVSFARPSSDGIKDANLYISGLPKTMTQKDVEDMFTRYGQIINSRVLVDQASGLSRGVAFIRFDKRAEAEDAIKDLNGQKPPGASEPITVKFAANPNQAKNSQVINQLYHNQGRRFGGPVHHQAQRFRFSPMSVDHMSSMSTVSAEGNSTAGWCIFIYNLGQDADEGILWQMFGPFGAVTNVKVIRDFNTNKCKGFGFVTMTNYEEAAMAIASLNGYRLGDKILQVSFKTSKGGHK; from the exons GTGTGTGAGGTACAGAGTTGTCAGGGTGACAACAGAGAGTCACAGCGGCATGGAAGTAAGGGTTCAATTAACATAAAG CAAGTAGTTTATGATAACGATTACGACGAACACATGGCAGATGAGCCTAAAGATGCCAAAACCAACCTTATCGTGAATTACCTGCCCCAAAACATGAGCCAGGACGAGTTGCGGAGTCTCTTCAGCAGCATCGGCGAGGTGGAGTCTGCCAAACTCATCCGCGATAAAGTGGCAG GCCACAGTTTAGGGTACGGATTTGTTAACTATGTTAACGCTAGTGATGCAGAAAGGGCTATCAATACCCTCAATGGGCTGAGACTACAGTCTAAAACTATCAAG GTGTCCTTCGCCAGGCCGAGCTCTGACGGTATTAAGGATGCCAATCTTTACATTAGTGGGCTGCCCAAGACCATGACACAGAAAGACGTGGAGGATATGTTCACACGCTATGGCCAGATCATCAACTCGCGTGTCTTGGTCGATCAGGCCTCAG GACTGTCCAGGGGCGTGGCCTTTATCCGCTTTGACAAACGGGCTGAGGCGGAGGATGCCATCAAAGACCTGAATGGGCAGAAACCCCCTGGGGCCTCGGAGCCCATCACAGTGAAGTTTGCTGCCAACCCCAACCAGGCCAAGAACTCCCAGGTCATCAACCAGCTCTACCACAACCAGGGTCGGCGCTTTGGGGGCCCGGTACACCACCAGGCCCAGAGATTCAG GTTCTCTCCGATGAGTGTAGACCACATGAGCAGCATGTCTACGGTCAGCGCTGAAGGGAACTCCACGGCCGGCTGGTGTATCTTCATCTACAACCTGGGCCAGGACGCTGACGAGGGCATCCTGTGGCAGATGTTCGGGCCCTTCGGAGCGGTCACCAACGTCAAGGTCATCCGTGACTTCAACACCAATAAATGCAAAGGATTCGGCTTCGTCACCATGACCAACTACGAGGAGGCGGCCATGGCCATTGCCAGCCTCAACGGTTACCGGCTTGGAGACAAGATACTGCAGGTTTCCTTCAAAACCAGCAAGGGGGGTCACAAGTAA
- the LOC123997374 gene encoding ELAV-like protein 1 isoform X1 — MAVRRGHIRYLKVCEVQSCQGDNRESQRHGSKGSINIKQVVYDNDYDEHMADEPKDAKTNLIVNYLPQNMSQDELRSLFSSIGEVESAKLIRDKVAGNPYHKNQSHSLGYGFVNYVNASDAERAINTLNGLRLQSKTIKVSFARPSSDGIKDANLYISGLPKTMTQKDVEDMFTRYGQIINSRVLVDQASGLSRGVAFIRFDKRAEAEDAIKDLNGQKPPGASEPITVKFAANPNQAKNSQVINQLYHNQGRRFGGPVHHQAQRFRFSPMSVDHMSSMSTVSAEGNSTAGWCIFIYNLGQDADEGILWQMFGPFGAVTNVKVIRDFNTNKCKGFGFVTMTNYEEAAMAIASLNGYRLGDKILQVSFKTSKGGHK; from the exons GTGTGTGAGGTACAGAGTTGTCAGGGTGACAACAGAGAGTCACAGCGGCATGGAAGTAAGGGTTCAATTAACATAAAG CAAGTAGTTTATGATAACGATTACGACGAACACATGGCAGATGAGCCTAAAGATGCCAAAACCAACCTTATCGTGAATTACCTGCCCCAAAACATGAGCCAGGACGAGTTGCGGAGTCTCTTCAGCAGCATCGGCGAGGTGGAGTCTGCCAAACTCATCCGCGATAAAGTGGCAGGTAATCCCTATCACAAAAACCAGA GCCACAGTTTAGGGTACGGATTTGTTAACTATGTTAACGCTAGTGATGCAGAAAGGGCTATCAATACCCTCAATGGGCTGAGACTACAGTCTAAAACTATCAAG GTGTCCTTCGCCAGGCCGAGCTCTGACGGTATTAAGGATGCCAATCTTTACATTAGTGGGCTGCCCAAGACCATGACACAGAAAGACGTGGAGGATATGTTCACACGCTATGGCCAGATCATCAACTCGCGTGTCTTGGTCGATCAGGCCTCAG GACTGTCCAGGGGCGTGGCCTTTATCCGCTTTGACAAACGGGCTGAGGCGGAGGATGCCATCAAAGACCTGAATGGGCAGAAACCCCCTGGGGCCTCGGAGCCCATCACAGTGAAGTTTGCTGCCAACCCCAACCAGGCCAAGAACTCCCAGGTCATCAACCAGCTCTACCACAACCAGGGTCGGCGCTTTGGGGGCCCGGTACACCACCAGGCCCAGAGATTCAG GTTCTCTCCGATGAGTGTAGACCACATGAGCAGCATGTCTACGGTCAGCGCTGAAGGGAACTCCACGGCCGGCTGGTGTATCTTCATCTACAACCTGGGCCAGGACGCTGACGAGGGCATCCTGTGGCAGATGTTCGGGCCCTTCGGAGCGGTCACCAACGTCAAGGTCATCCGTGACTTCAACACCAATAAATGCAAAGGATTCGGCTTCGTCACCATGACCAACTACGAGGAGGCGGCCATGGCCATTGCCAGCCTCAACGGTTACCGGCTTGGAGACAAGATACTGCAGGTTTCCTTCAAAACCAGCAAGGGGGGTCACAAGTAA
- the LOC123997374 gene encoding ELAV-like protein 1 isoform X3, translated as MTQKDVEDMFTRYGQIINSRVLVDQASGLSRGVAFIRFDKRAEAEDAIKDLNGQKPPGASEPITVKFAANPNQAKNSQVINQLYHNQGRRFGGPVHHQAQRFRFSPMSVDHMSSMSTVSAEGNSTAGWCIFIYNLGQDADEGILWQMFGPFGAVTNVKVIRDFNTNKCKGFGFVTMTNYEEAAMAIASLNGYRLGDKILQVSFKTSKGGHK; from the exons ATGACACAGAAAGACGTGGAGGATATGTTCACACGCTATGGCCAGATCATCAACTCGCGTGTCTTGGTCGATCAGGCCTCAG GACTGTCCAGGGGCGTGGCCTTTATCCGCTTTGACAAACGGGCTGAGGCGGAGGATGCCATCAAAGACCTGAATGGGCAGAAACCCCCTGGGGCCTCGGAGCCCATCACAGTGAAGTTTGCTGCCAACCCCAACCAGGCCAAGAACTCCCAGGTCATCAACCAGCTCTACCACAACCAGGGTCGGCGCTTTGGGGGCCCGGTACACCACCAGGCCCAGAGATTCAG GTTCTCTCCGATGAGTGTAGACCACATGAGCAGCATGTCTACGGTCAGCGCTGAAGGGAACTCCACGGCCGGCTGGTGTATCTTCATCTACAACCTGGGCCAGGACGCTGACGAGGGCATCCTGTGGCAGATGTTCGGGCCCTTCGGAGCGGTCACCAACGTCAAGGTCATCCGTGACTTCAACACCAATAAATGCAAAGGATTCGGCTTCGTCACCATGACCAACTACGAGGAGGCGGCCATGGCCATTGCCAGCCTCAACGGTTACCGGCTTGGAGACAAGATACTGCAGGTTTCCTTCAAAACCAGCAAGGGGGGTCACAAGTAA